ACCTCGTCCGTCGCGGCGATCATGCCCGCGCCCTTCGAGGCGGTGTACGGCGCGTCCAAGGCCTTCCTGCTGTCATTCTCGGAAGCGCTGCGCAACGAGCTCGCCGATGCGGGCGTCAGCGTCACCGCGCTCCTGCCGGGCCCCACGGAGACGAACTTCTTCCACCGCGCGGGGATGGATGACACCCGGGTTGGCCAGCAGAAGAAGGACGATCCGGCCCAGGTCGCGCGCCAGGGCTTCAAGGCGATGATGGCCGGCGAGCAGAAGGTCTTCGCCGGCTCGGTCAAGACCCGGCTCCAGGCCGCCGTCGCCCGGGTGCTTCCGGATCCCGCCAAGGTCCAGATGCACCGGCTGATGTCCGAGCCGGGCTCCGGGTCCGATCCAGAGCCCGAGCACAAGTAGTCCGGGGCCAGGGGGGCTCCCCATGGCACCAGTCCACGCGGTAGGGTCGGAGCCCCTTCCAGCCCTCCGCCCGCCATGCGCCCCGCCCTGACCCTTCCCGGCTTCCTCCGCGTCTACGCGTTGCCTGCCCTCTGGCTCTTCGCGCTCCCGCTCTTCGGCCTGTGGTTCGCCAGCCACGCCACCTCGCGGTTCGACCAGACCGTCCTCACCACCATCGAGAGCCAGATCTCCCAGGACGCCTCGCTCGACGAGGCACGGCGGCAGGAGCTGCTGGAGTTCTTCCGCACCGTTCCGGCCTCGGCGGCCTGCCTCTCGACGGCGGAGGAGCTGGCGGGGTTCCGCGACAGCCTCGGTGAGGCGTGCTCGGACGTGGAGCAGTTCGATGGGATCCGCCTCCTGGCGCTCGGCTCGGCCCTGCTGGGGCTCGCCTCCGGAATGATTGCCCTGCTGTGCGCGCTGGCGGCGTTCATCTCGCGGCCCTTCCAGTACGGCAGCTTCGTGGTGGGCTGGAACGTGCTCCGGGTCACCGGGGCGCTGCAGGCTCTCGCCCAGGGAGCCCTGGCCGTGTGGCTGTCCTACTGGGTGACCGCGGTGTGGTTCGAGCGCTACTACCCGAAGCTCATCGGCATCATCGGCCTGCTGGCGGCCTTCGCGCTCTTCCAGGTGGTGGCCGCCATCTTCCGCCGCCCCGCCACGGACTTCGAGGTGGAGGCGGAGGTGATTGAACCGACACACGCGCCGGAGCTCTGGGCCCACGTGCGCCAGCTGTGCGAGCAGCTGAAGACCCAGCCGCCGGATCACATCCTCGCCGGCATCGACACCAACTTCTTCGTCACCGAGAGCGAGGTGCACGTCGGGCAGCGGACGCTCACCGGCCGGACGCTCTACGTGAGCCTGTCCCTGCTGCGCATGCTCGAGAAGTCCGAGGCGGACGCGGTGCTCGCCCACGAGATGGGGCACCTGCTCGGAGGGGACACGGGCCACAGCAAGCGGCTCGCGCCCATGCTCGCGCGCTTCGGCAACTACCTCCAGGCGCTGCGCGAGGGCGGGCTCACGCTGCCCATCTTCCACTTCATGGTGGCCTACCGCGGGCTCTTCGAGCTGTCGCTCGGGCGCAGCCGTCGTGCGAGCGAGCTCGCCGCGGACCGGCTCGCCGCGGGTGTCACGTCGGGCCGGGACATCGCCCGCTCGCTCATCAAGGTGGGCGCGTACGCGAGCTTCCGTGACCGCGTGGAGGCGGACCTCTTCGCCCGCGGCGAGCAGCAGCAGACCGTGGCCATCGCGGAGCGGGTCGCGCTCGGCTTCGCGCAGTACGCCGGCTCCGAGGCCGTGCACGGAGACCTGAATGGCTCGGTGACGCCGCACCCGTTCGACTCCCACCCGCCGCTCGCCGCGCGCCTGGAGAACGTGGGCGAGACGCTCACGCCGGACGACGTGGTGAAGGTGCTGCTCGCGCCCACCAGTGCCTCCTGGGTGAGCGCCATCCTGGAGGCGGAGGCCATCGAGGCGCGGCTGTGGGGCGCCTACGAGGCGCGCTTCGCGCAGGCGCACGATCTGGTGCTCGCCTACCGCTACGTGCCGTCCACCGAGGCGGAGCGGCAGCATGTGGAGAAGCACTTCCCTCCCCTCACCTTCCAGGGCAAGGAGGACACGCTGGAGGTCCGCCTGGACTACGCGCAGGTGAGCTGCACGGAGTGGGAGGAGCCCGTGCGCCTCGAGCAGGTGAAGTCCGCCACCACCGAGGAACGCCTGTTCAAGAAGTACCTGGACCTGCAGCTCGAGGGAGGAGGCCTGTTCAAGGGCAAGCGCTCCATCTGCCTGAGCAAGCTGCAGAACGGGGACGGGATGCTCCAGGCGTTCGGGCACTACCTCGGACGCCACAGGACCATGGAGGAGCACCGCAAGAACGCCCAGCAGGCGGCGTGAGCGGGCCTCACCGGGAGGGGGTGGCGGGTGACGCCACCAGCAGTTGCGCGAGCAGGTCGCTCTTCTGTCCCTCGGGGATGAGCGTCACGTTCGCCTGGCCCTCCTGTATCCGTTGCAGTTCCAGAACCTCGAACATCGCCGTGGCGACGGCCGGATCCTGGGAGATGCGCTGCAGCGCCGCGCCCACGATTTGAGGACGCAGGGCCGCCGCCTTGGCGAACGCGATGGCGGCCTGCCGCTCGGCGGTGCTGGTGATGATGCTCACCTGGTTGGCACCGTCCTGGCGGATGGCCGAGGTCACCTGCCGCAGCCGGTTCACCACCTTCTCCTCGATCTGACGGATCATCCCCACGTCGCGGAAGTGCACCTTGCGGATGTAGACGGAGCCGAGCTGGTAGCCGTAGGCGTGCGACATGGGAGAGACCTCGGCGCGCACCGTGCGGCTCATCGCGTGGCGGCTCTCCATCATGGTGGCGAGCTTCATGTTGGACAGGCAGCGCACGGTGGCGTTGCTCACGTTGGCCGCCAGCGAGCCACGCGGATCCGCGTTCTCGAAGAGGTACTTGAGGGGATCCGAGATGAACATCTCGTACCAGATGCCGATCCCCATGGGCGCGCCCTCCTCGGAGTTCACCGCCTGGCTGCGCAGGTATTGCTGGTCCAGGCGCAGGTCCAGCACGTCGCAGCGGCCCACCCAGTTCACCAGGAACGCCTTCCACCCGAGCCGCTTCCAGAGGAAGTGCAGTCCGGGCTCGTCCAGCACCGCCACCACCGTGCCGAGCATCACATAGACGCGGCAGGTGCGCTCCTCCACGGTGACGTAGAGGCCGAACACCCGGCACAGGACCAGGAAGAGGGGGACGCCCACCGCCATGCCGAAGAAGCCGAGGACGGCGCCCGCGAGGAAGCCCATCATGACTTCACCCCCAGCACCACGCGGCTGGCCTTGGAGAAGAGGCCAAGGCGGATGTTGCGCAGGTAGGCCTCCAGCGCGCCGGGTCCGCTCTGATGGAGCAGGGTGAGCTGCGCGGCCATGGCATTCAGGGGCTCCACCTCGGCCATGGAGCGGAGGGTTTCGATCTCCACGGCCCGGCGCGACTGGACGATCTTCTGGTCCGCCGCCGCCTGCGCGAGGCTGATGTCGGAGGAGACGTGGTTGTGCGCGGTGTTGATGGCGGCGAGCGCCGACTCCACCTCGCCCGGTGGATCGATGCCCGTGATGAGCGTGGCCTCCAGGGCGATGCCGTAGCGCGACAGGCTGCCGCGGCACTCGCGCTCCATGTGCTCGTTGAGGTCGCGCAGGTTCTTGCGCAGATCGTTGATGGAGACGCCGGAGACGGCCGTGGCCTCGACGGCCTGCAGGGTGCCCTCGATGACGGGCTCGGGAGGCGCCTCGAAGCTGGCGATGCGCTCGCGCAGGATGGAGATGAAGTAGCCCATCACGTGCGCGATGGGATTCTTCACCGCGAAGAGGTACGCGTAGAGGTTCTGCTCGGAGACGCGGTAGCGCAGCTGCCCGGTGAGCCCGGTGTTGAGCTGGTCCTTGGTGACGGCCTCGAGCACCCGCCCGCCCTGGTTGGCGGTGGAGGACTCGGGGTCATGCGCCATGCTGAGCGTCTGGGTGGCCACCGACACCTTCACCACCCGCTCCCAGGGCCATTTGAAGTAGGGGCCACCGGGTTGGATGACCTCGAGCTGGGGGTAGACGTAGCGGTCCTCGTCCGTGCGCGCGAGCCCTTCGCTGACGGGCCCCCGCTTCGTGGTGGGCTCTCCAGCGAGCCGGGCCGCGCGGCCGAAGCGCACCTTCACCGCTCGCTCGCTCTGGTCCACCGTGAAGAAGCCGGTGAGCACGCACCGCATCACGAACCAGCCCACGGCTCCAAAAACAATGCCCGTGCCCAGACCCACGGGCCCAAGCTCCAGCGCTTGCAGGAAGTCCATCGCCCCCTCCTCGGAAGGTTCCGCCAATGAGCGGCCATCATCCGTGAAGTGCCGCCTGCTCGGACGTCCCGGTTCCGTCCACCTGTTGCCAGGAAGACGGCACGTCCGGGCAAAACGGAGGGCCGGTTGCTCGCATGCCCTCCCTCGCGGGTCCAATGGAAGCCCTATTCCTCCTGGGGTCCAGGAGATAGAATGACAACCGCCTGGCACCGCCCGCCTTCGCGGGCCCGGACTGCTTGGATGCCTGCCCATCGCGAGCACATGGAATTGCTCCTCGTCAGTCCGCACCCCGGGTGCTCCGTGGGCCAGCTCCTCTCGGACTGGGGACACGCGGTGCGCCACGCCCCGGCCGTCGAGCAGTCGGGTCCCCTGCTCCAGGGCGTGGAGGGAGTGCTGGTGGTGGGCACCGGCAGCGTGCTGGCCACGGAGATGGCCCGGCTGCGCACCGCGGAGATGCGGCCCCGCCCCTTCCTCCTGGCGCTCGTCGCCGCGTCGGCGGAGCAGGTGCCGCTGGAGGCACTGCTCGCCGCGGCGGTGGATGACTTCCTGCTCATGCCCTTCGAGCCCGCCCAGCTCCAGACGCGGCTCGAGTGGCTCGCCCGGCGCAGGCGGGCCGGGATGCAGGCCCCCCTGGAGGAGCCCCGCTCGCGGGGGTCCATGACCGGCTCTCGGCCATCATCCAGACGCAGACCGACATCGCGAACGCCGGGCTCGAGCTGGAGAAGGTGATGTCGCTCATCGCCGAGCGCGCCATGCGGCTGTGCGGTGCGTCCGGAACGGCGGTGGCCCTGGCCGAGGGCGACGAGCTCGTCTACCAGGTGACGCACGGCAACTCGATGGCGCATCGCGGCTTCCGGCTGAAGCTCGCCCAGAGCATCACGGGGATGAGCATCCTGCGCGGCGAGGTGCTCCACACCCGGGACACCGAGGAGGACCCCCGGGTGAACGTGGCCGCCACGCGCGCCACCGGCATCCGCTCGATGATCATCGTCCCGCTGCACCGGATTGGCAGCACCGTGGGGGCCATCAACGTCAGCTACCCCGAGCCCAACGCCTACGATGACCTCGACGTCCGGACGCTCGAGATGATGGGCCGGCTGCTGGGCGCGGCGCTGAGCAACGCCGCCGAGTTCGAGGCCAAGCAGGCCCTGGTGGACAAGCTCGCCGCCACGCTCGCCGCGCTCCAGCAGAGCCAGGAGCTGTTCCACTCCTTCATGAACCACAGCCCGGTGCTGGCCTACATGAAGGACGAGGAGGGCCGGCAGACCTGGGTGAACGAGTCCTTCGCCCGCTTCCTCCAGCGCGACGCGGAGTCGCTGCGGGGGGTCAAGGACTCCGAGCTGATGCCTGCGCTGGCGGCCGCGCGGCTGCGCCGGGAGGACCAGGCGCTGCTCGCCACCGGGCAGCCCCTCCAGTCCGAGCAGGTGGTGCCCGCGCCGGATGGGACGGTGCATCACTGGCTCAACCACAAGTTCATCCTGCGCGATGCGAACGGCCGCCGGTTGATCGGGGCCGTCTCCATCGACATCACCGCGCGCAAGCACACCGAGAAGGCGCTGCGCCGCTCCGAGGAGAGCTTCCGCGCGCTCATCGAGGGGATGCCGGAGGCCATCTTCGCGCACCGCGAGGGCAACCTGCTCTACATCAACCCGGCGGGGCTCGCCTTCCTGGATCAGCGCTCGGTGGAGGAGCTGTCCGGGAGGTCGCTGCTGGAGCTCATCCACCCGGATGACCGGGGCGCGGCGGCCAACGTGCTCGAGGGCTCGCTCGAGCGGGGCCCCGCCACCATGCGGGAGGTGCGCTTCCTCCGAGCGGGTGGCCAGGTGATGACGGCGGAGCTGAGCGCCATGCGGCTGCTCTTCGACGGCGAGCCGGCCACGGTGGTGAGCGCGCGCAACGTCACCGAGCGCAAGCAGATGCAGGCCCGTCTGCTGCTCGCGGACCGGCTGGCGAGCGTGGGCACCCTGGCCGCGGGCGTGGCGCATGAGATCAACAACCCGCTCGCCTTCGTGCTCTCCAACCTCGGCTTCCTCGAGGAGGAGTGCCAGCTGCTGAAGGATCTGCTGCCGGAGGATCGGCTGCGCGAGCTGGAGGACGTGCTGCGCGAGACGAAGCAGGGAGCGGAGCGGGTGCGGCACATCGTGCGCGACCTGCGGACGCTCTCGCGCGACGAGGGCGAGCAGCTCTCCGACGTGGACGTGCGCGCGGTGATCGAGTCGAGCCTGGGGCTGGTGCGCAACGAGCTGCGCCACCGCGCGCGCCTGGTGAAGGACTTCGAGCCGGTGCCGCTGGTGCGGGCGAGCGAGGGACGGCTGGGGCAGGTGCTGCTCAACCTGCTCATCAACGCCGCCCAGGCGGTTCCCGACGGGCTGCCCGGCGAGAACGAGGTGCGCGTGCGGCTGCGCGCCATCTCCGGGCGGGTCGTCATCGAGGTGCGGGACACGGGGTGTGGCATCGCCCCCGAGGTCCGTGACCGCATCTTCGATCCCTTCTTCACCACCAAGCCGGTGGGGACGGGAACGGGGCTGGGGCTCTCCATCTGCCACGGCATCGTGACGGCCATGGGAGGCGACATCTCGGTGGAGAGCGAAGTGGGACGGGGCAGCACCTTCCGCATCACCCTGCCCATTCCCCGGGCGTCCTCGGGCACTCCCGAGCCGAAGGACGCGATGCCCGCCTGAGGGCCCCGTCCGCCCGGCCGGGCCTCAGCGCAGGCCCGGCAGCCGGGCCTTGAGCGACGGCAGCACCACCCGGTCGTCCATCATCCGCTGGTCGAAGACGAAGTGCTCGGTGGGCTCCACCTGCCACCGGCCTCCGAGCCGCTCGTTCAGCGCGAGGACGATCTCGTAGTACGTCCACCGCTCGTTGGCGTCGAGCAGGTACAGCCCCGGCTCGGCCCACGCGAGCGCCTGCAGGGCCCTCACGGTGTCATCCAGGAAGGAGCAGGCGGGAAACCACCGCGTGCTCGCCTCCACCCTGCCCCGCTCGCGCATCTGCGCCTCCAGCGAGGCCACCATGTTGTTGCCCGAGGGCCGCTCGTCAATCTGCCACCCCAGCCGCACCACCCGGGCCTCGGGGTTCTGCTCGAAGGCCCGCGCCTCGGCGCGCCGCTTCTCGTACCCGTAGCCCTCGGGCGCCTCCGGCTCCGAGTCCACCGTGAAGGGCCCGTGCGCGTGGTCCGAGAACACCATCGCCGTGCTGGAGAACACGAAGCGCACGCCCAGCTGCCGGGTGAGCCACGCCAGCTCGCTCGTCCACTCGTAGTTGATGAGCCACGACTCGTTGGCCCGTCCCGTGGGCCGCGAGGCCGTGGCCAGGTGGAAGAGCACGTCCGGCGCCACCGAGCGCACGAAGCGCTCCATGGCCCAGTAGTCGTCCACCGGGACGCTGTCGCGGTCCCAGCAGAACACCTCGACGCCGTGGCGCCGCAGATCCTCGCACAGCCGTGAGCCGACGGTGCCGTTGGCACCCGTGATGAGGGCCCTCATTGTGTCTTGCGCCCCTTGTGCGTGCGCGGGAGCGCGTGGTGGATGAGCTCCAGGTAGTCCACCGTCTGCGCCGGGGGCGGCGGCGGGGGCGTGCCCAGCGCGGCCAGGCGCTTGGTGAAGGCCGAGATGATGTCCGGCACCGGCCGCAACGCCTGGATGAGCGCGTTGGGCCCCTCCAGCGCCTGCACCAGCGCCGCCGCCGCCTGCTGCAGCGGCAGGCCCCGGCGCAGCAGATCCTGGAACGAGTTGGAGAGCGTGATGATGTTGTGCCCCGCCGACTGCACCATCTCCACGGCGATCTTGATGACCTGCGGGGCCGTCAGGTGCCCGTCGGCCAGCAGCACCAGCGCGGCCTGGAAGTAGTTGAAGACGGGCACCACGCGCGGGCCGTAGTTGGCGAAGTGCGCCGGCGGCGTCAGCCGGTCCAGGTGGATGAAGATGCGCCGCACGGGGTCCGCCACCGGCGTCTTCTTCCACGCGGTGAGCACCCGCTTCGCCTCGTCCGGGTACACCGCGGCCGCCTCCAGAATCTGCTGCAGCACCCGCTCGTCCACGCGCCCGGCGATCATGTCCGCGTAGAGCGAGTAGATGAAGGCATCCGCCTCGGCGTCATCGCCGAAGAGCACCTCCTCGGCCTCCACGGGGGCGTTGGCGCGGCTCTCCAGGATGGCGGGCAGCTTGTAGCCCACCTGCCCGCGCAGGGCCCGGAAGCGCCCGCGCATCAGGTTGCCCACGTTGTCCTTGAGGATGAACTCGTCCCACACCACGCCGTCCAGCTTGAGCTTCTCCTCCAGCACCGAGCGCAGCTGCTTGGGGCTTCCGGAGACGATGCACAGCCGCGAGTCCCCGTTGGAGGCCAGCTCGCGGATGAGCGCGGACGCGCCCGGCACGGCCTGCTTCTCGTGGGCCTTCTGGAAGGCGGTGCGCAGCAGATCCCGGAGCGAGTCGAACTCCGTCTGCAGGTACGTCTTGTCCAGGTCCCAGCGGTAGATGCGCCGTGGAGGCCTGGGATCGATGCGATCCGGAAGACTCACCGCGCCAGACCCTGCTGGATGGCCTTGCCCAGATCATGGGCCACCGCCTTGGCGGCCACCTTGCCGGCGTTGGCGATGGCGCGGGCCTTCGAGCGGCCATGAGCCTTGATGAAGATGCGATCGAACCCGAGCACCGGTGCGCCCCCGTACTGTTCCCAGTCGGTGATGTCCTTGATGCGCTGGATGCCTCCGGACAGCATCGCCAGGCCGGCGCGCCAGCGCAGGCTCTCCTTGTAGGCGTACTGGGCCAGTTCCACCACCGTGTCGTGCACGCCCTCGAGCATCTTCAGGCACACGTTGCCCACGAAGCCGTCCGTCACCACCACGTCCGCGGTGCCCTTGGGGATGTCCACCCCCTCCACGTTCCCGATGAACTGCAGCCCCCGCATGGCCGAGAGCGCCGCGTGCGCCTCCACCACCTGGCGCGGGCCCTTGTTGGGCTCGGTGCCGTTGGACAGCAGCGCCACCTTGGGATTCTCGTTGCGTGAGATGATGCGCGCGTACGCCGCCCCCATCACCGCGAACGTCACCAGATCCTCCGCGGTGGCCTCCACCGTGGCCCCCACGTCCAGGATGAGCGAGAACGGATCCGCCTTCTGCCCGTGCCTGTCGCGGGTGGGGTACACGGCCGCGAGCGCCGCGCGCCGCACCCCGGGCAGCAGCTGGAAGTGACGGGCACACGAGAGCACGCAGGCCCCCGTGTTGCCGGCGGACACGAGCGCATCCGCCTCCCCCTCGGCCACCAGCCTCGCCGCCACCGACACGGACGCGTCCGGCTTGCGCGCCAGCGCCTCGCCGGGCTTCTCGTCCATGCCGATGTGCTCGGAGGCATGCTGCACCGAGATGCGCTCCCCGCTGTGCTTGATCTCGGCGAGCGCGTCATCGATGAGGGCACGGTCCCCCACCAACAAGGCGTGGATGTGTGGTGACTCCAGCGAGAGCTGCGCGGCGCCCCTGACTACCTCCGCGGGGCCGTGGTCGCTCCCCATCACGTCGAACGCAATGGTGATGAGCTTGGTGGCCATGACGTCACCATCTTACACGTTCGTGGCGAACGCAAAGGGGCTGGATCCTCTCGGATCCAGCCCCTGAGTCACTGGGAGTCCGGGCTCAGTTGCTCTCGCTGGCCTGGATGGTCCGGTTGGCGGTGTCGCGCTGGATGCAGCCCTTGGTCAGGGTGTACTGGTAGGTGCCCAGCTCGTCGCGCCAGTACTCGCCCTCGTACGGCCA
The sequence above is drawn from the Archangium gephyra genome and encodes:
- a CDS encoding PAS domain S-box protein, whose product is MSLIAERAMRLCGASGTAVALAEGDELVYQVTHGNSMAHRGFRLKLAQSITGMSILRGEVLHTRDTEEDPRVNVAATRATGIRSMIIVPLHRIGSTVGAINVSYPEPNAYDDLDVRTLEMMGRLLGAALSNAAEFEAKQALVDKLAATLAALQQSQELFHSFMNHSPVLAYMKDEEGRQTWVNESFARFLQRDAESLRGVKDSELMPALAAARLRREDQALLATGQPLQSEQVVPAPDGTVHHWLNHKFILRDANGRRLIGAVSIDITARKHTEKALRRSEESFRALIEGMPEAIFAHREGNLLYINPAGLAFLDQRSVEELSGRSLLELIHPDDRGAAANVLEGSLERGPATMREVRFLRAGGQVMTAELSAMRLLFDGEPATVVSARNVTERKQMQARLLLADRLASVGTLAAGVAHEINNPLAFVLSNLGFLEEECQLLKDLLPEDRLRELEDVLRETKQGAERVRHIVRDLRTLSRDEGEQLSDVDVRAVIESSLGLVRNELRHRARLVKDFEPVPLVRASEGRLGQVLLNLLINAAQAVPDGLPGENEVRVRLRAISGRVVIEVRDTGCGIAPEVRDRIFDPFFTTKPVGTGTGLGLSICHGIVTAMGGDISVESEVGRGSTFRITLPIPRASSGTPEPKDAMPA
- a CDS encoding response regulator transcription factor, whose amino-acid sequence is MELLLVSPHPGCSVGQLLSDWGHAVRHAPAVEQSGPLLQGVEGVLVVGTGSVLATEMARLRTAEMRPRPFLLALVAASAEQVPLEALLAAAVDDFLLMPFEPAQLQTRLEWLARRRRAGMQAPLEEPRSRGSMTGSRPSSRRRPTSRTPGSSWRR
- a CDS encoding SPFH domain-containing protein, with amino-acid sequence MMGFLAGAVLGFFGMAVGVPLFLVLCRVFGLYVTVEERTCRVYVMLGTVVAVLDEPGLHFLWKRLGWKAFLVNWVGRCDVLDLRLDQQYLRSQAVNSEEGAPMGIGIWYEMFISDPLKYLFENADPRGSLAANVSNATVRCLSNMKLATMMESRHAMSRTVRAEVSPMSHAYGYQLGSVYIRKVHFRDVGMIRQIEEKVVNRLRQVTSAIRQDGANQVSIITSTAERQAAIAFAKAAALRPQIVGAALQRISQDPAVATAMFEVLELQRIQEGQANVTLIPEGQKSDLLAQLLVASPATPSR
- a CDS encoding M48 family metallopeptidase, coding for MRPALTLPGFLRVYALPALWLFALPLFGLWFASHATSRFDQTVLTTIESQISQDASLDEARRQELLEFFRTVPASAACLSTAEELAGFRDSLGEACSDVEQFDGIRLLALGSALLGLASGMIALLCALAAFISRPFQYGSFVVGWNVLRVTGALQALAQGALAVWLSYWVTAVWFERYYPKLIGIIGLLAAFALFQVVAAIFRRPATDFEVEAEVIEPTHAPELWAHVRQLCEQLKTQPPDHILAGIDTNFFVTESEVHVGQRTLTGRTLYVSLSLLRMLEKSEADAVLAHEMGHLLGGDTGHSKRLAPMLARFGNYLQALREGGLTLPIFHFMVAYRGLFELSLGRSRRASELAADRLAAGVTSGRDIARSLIKVGAYASFRDRVEADLFARGEQQQTVAIAERVALGFAQYAGSEAVHGDLNGSVTPHPFDSHPPLAARLENVGETLTPDDVVKVLLAPTSASWVSAILEAEAIEARLWGAYEARFAQAHDLVLAYRYVPSTEAERQHVEKHFPPLTFQGKEDTLEVRLDYAQVSCTEWEEPVRLEQVKSATTEERLFKKYLDLQLEGGGLFKGKRSICLSKLQNGDGMLQAFGHYLGRHRTMEEHRKNAQQAA
- a CDS encoding phosphatase domain-containing protein, whose amino-acid sequence is MSLPDRIDPRPPRRIYRWDLDKTYLQTEFDSLRDLLRTAFQKAHEKQAVPGASALIRELASNGDSRLCIVSGSPKQLRSVLEEKLKLDGVVWDEFILKDNVGNLMRGRFRALRGQVGYKLPAILESRANAPVEAEEVLFGDDAEADAFIYSLYADMIAGRVDERVLQQILEAAAVYPDEAKRVLTAWKKTPVADPVRRIFIHLDRLTPPAHFANYGPRVVPVFNYFQAALVLLADGHLTAPQVIKIAVEMVQSAGHNIITLSNSFQDLLRRGLPLQQAAAALVQALEGPNALIQALRPVPDIISAFTKRLAALGTPPPPPPAQTVDYLELIHHALPRTHKGRKTQ
- a CDS encoding SPFH domain-containing protein; amino-acid sequence: MDFLQALELGPVGLGTGIVFGAVGWFVMRCVLTGFFTVDQSERAVKVRFGRAARLAGEPTTKRGPVSEGLARTDEDRYVYPQLEVIQPGGPYFKWPWERVVKVSVATQTLSMAHDPESSTANQGGRVLEAVTKDQLNTGLTGQLRYRVSEQNLYAYLFAVKNPIAHVMGYFISILRERIASFEAPPEPVIEGTLQAVEATAVSGVSINDLRKNLRDLNEHMERECRGSLSRYGIALEATLITGIDPPGEVESALAAINTAHNHVSSDISLAQAAADQKIVQSRRAVEIETLRSMAEVEPLNAMAAQLTLLHQSGPGALEAYLRNIRLGLFSKASRVVLGVKS
- a CDS encoding NAD-dependent epimerase/dehydratase family protein, with the translated sequence MRALITGANGTVGSRLCEDLRRHGVEVFCWDRDSVPVDDYWAMERFVRSVAPDVLFHLATASRPTGRANESWLINYEWTSELAWLTRQLGVRFVFSSTAMVFSDHAHGPFTVDSEPEAPEGYGYEKRRAEARAFEQNPEARVVRLGWQIDERPSGNNMVASLEAQMRERGRVEASTRWFPACSFLDDTVRALQALAWAEPGLYLLDANERWTYYEIVLALNERLGGRWQVEPTEHFVFDQRMMDDRVVLPSLKARLPGLR
- the plsX gene encoding phosphate acyltransferase PlsX — translated: MATKLITIAFDVMGSDHGPAEVVRGAAQLSLESPHIHALLVGDRALIDDALAEIKHSGERISVQHASEHIGMDEKPGEALARKPDASVSVAARLVAEGEADALVSAGNTGACVLSCARHFQLLPGVRRAALAAVYPTRDRHGQKADPFSLILDVGATVEATAEDLVTFAVMGAAYARIISRNENPKVALLSNGTEPNKGPRQVVEAHAALSAMRGLQFIGNVEGVDIPKGTADVVVTDGFVGNVCLKMLEGVHDTVVELAQYAYKESLRWRAGLAMLSGGIQRIKDITDWEQYGGAPVLGFDRIFIKAHGRSKARAIANAGKVAAKAVAHDLGKAIQQGLAR